Part of the Cyprinus carpio isolate SPL01 chromosome A12, ASM1834038v1, whole genome shotgun sequence genome, GTGTTCTATTATGCTTTATAAATTTGTCATTAGGTACTTAAAGagattcaccccaaaattaaaattctatgatcatttactcaacctcatgttgtttcaaatctgtcaaatctgttttttttttttaatgtctatatgaTGGAAGTCGGCGGGGTCCAATGTGACTTTTCAAAAATGCTgaggaaagtcatacaggtttggaatgatatgagggtgagtaaatagtgacagaATTTAAGTTTATTGGTAAACTATCCTTTTTAAAgtaatcaataacaaaaaaaaagttacttccATGCCGTGCTTATATTATATAGCCTATAATATAAGCACAGAAATAAACATCTAAGAATACTGTATGAAATACGAACATGATACCGGTGTATTAATCACTCTATGATTTTGATTActatttttctcattcattaaGCACATTCTACAGCAATACGTTCTAATTTATAAAGCCTTTTATAAAACATTCCATGAAGCTTTACAACCATTCCAATTTCACTTAATTGAAGTCATTGCAATTTGACTTAATTGAAGTGACTGAAAAGCTCTTCTGTGAGAGCAAtaaagaattcatcaaaaatctcTCAGTCTGCATGTGATTGCATCAGTCCCTAGAGAGACGTGAAGGGTACGGACAGCCTACACCAGGTCAGGTCTTTCAGCTAGTTTCAAAGCCTCGTGCATGCTGGCTGCTGATAGCTTGCGGTTGATGTTCCGATAGCGGCAGCGGATGAGGTTGTGGTAGGTGGTCCTGAGGTCTCTGTTGAAGAATGCATAAATAAAGGGGTTGATGAGCGAGTTGGCATAACCCAGCCAAAGCAGCGTCCTCTCCACCCACAAAGGCACGCAGCTACACTGCACTCCACAGATGAATGGCCGCGCGGTAGAAAGCAGGAAGAAGGGCAGCCAGCATACAGCAAAAGCCCCCACAACAATCCCGAGGGTGGCTGCTGCCTTCTGCTCTCTTTTGAAGATGGAGATGTTTTTACGGTCATTTTTGAGAAGGCGAGAAAAGCTCACACACACCTCCACCTCCCTCTGCAGCTTTAGGACCGCAGTCACGCAGTTTACGCTTTCCTCATCTTCGGCTTTGGGAAAGCCAGAGATTGTGTGTTTGGCAACACTCACCTTTGCCACTCTGTATATCCGGTAGTACATAATGAGCATCACGGACATGGGGATGTAGAAGGCCACGGCGGTGGAGTATATAGTGTAGCCCAGGTCCTGGCTGATCAGACACACATTGTCATCGTTGACATTCTGAGCCCATCCAAACAGTGGGGGCAGGGTGATGGAGGCAGAGAGAAGCCATACAGACAGCACTATTTTGGCCATGCACTTTCCACTCTGTCTCACAGGATACGTCAATGGCTTAGTGATGCCCAGGTACCTGAGAAAATGGAATGGAGAATGGGAAAAtatgaaagaaggaaaaaaagaactgTTAAAGTGCATCACTGTCAAAGAATGCCTAAATGTGGGCACTTTCGCAGTGCCTTTCTTTGTCCTTCTTTGGAATATTACAATCTAAGCTTGAAATAAGTCCTTGAAaagagaccggggctagttgtcataatgaataattgtttgtttgttttttaaatatttgtttggtAAACAAGTGattataataaaatcacaatGACATACATTCGGACAATAGtcgaatatatataaaaaggggGATTTCTATAGCAAAGTTCTCATGACAAGtgtgtttttcaaaaatgttacatacactgtaaaaagtgataacCTTTAATTGAGATATACCTTAATGAGATATAtctacctgatttaacccataatTAAGTTAAGTTCAGAAACTTGAAAATAACTAATGTGAGTGATATTAAATAACATtgattttgacttgaataaagCCAGTTAAgatgtttttagatgtttttttttcagtgcataattctctctctctctctctctctctctctctctctctatatatatatatatatatatatatatatacatatataaatggtATGACTACTTGTTTTATTAATGGTTTACTGATGGCGTGACATTTTTTGCAcgttactttttacattttggctggctttataaataattttgtgtttcagaattatttaagtgtttacattttcctgaaaatgtgtttaaataaggCTGTTTAACAACATGTTCTATTGTTCTTTTGAAACATACAGGTATAGGACACTAAAAGTAAATGCAGTGGCGGAGctagagttttatacatgggCTGGGCAGGGGGTGGCCAAGATTAATTCAGGGGGTCCATAGACCATGACAAAAAATCAGTGTATAACTCCAAACTGgcataaaaaaaagcatgaataaatcCTATGATTGCTGATTACTTCACATTACCCCACATTAGCTTTCTTACAGAAAATGAATGTGTGGAGTGAGCGTAAGCAGAGGCAGGAAGGTACGCCGGACGCGATGCGCACACCAAGTTAAGTCTATACAgaaactgtttttcaaaaattaacCACCCTGAAAAATTTTCAATGGGGTAAAAATGTAACAACTTAGCCCTGTCTCCTATACACACAATATACTGactgaatgaaatatttaaactgtATACAGTAATCTATCACTGATTAATTTAACCAAATTATGTTTTCATGAATTTTAAATTACAGCACCTATATCTGGGAGACTCACCTGTCTATGCTTATGACACATAGTGTCATTATTGAAGCGGTGCAGCACATCACGTCCATGGcgataaaaacattacagaaaacaCGACCAAAGATCCACTGTCCTCCTATGAGATCAGTGATGCTGACAAACGGCATTACGACCACCGCAACCGACAGGTCTGCAACGGCCAGAGAAACGATTAAGTAATTAGAAGGTTGCTTCAGTTTCTTTACAAAACACACTGATATTACCACCAGCAAATTCCCGCAGATTGTTAAAAAGGTAAGCAAGGTCAGAACCCCTCCAATGAGCACTTTTTCAACATGTCCGTAACTCAAAATCGTCTCTCCGCATCTGGTCTCGTTATCCATAAAACTTGGCGTCGGCAAAGGTGTAATGGTATCATGCATCTTGTTAATAAAGCGCACGTCCATCACTTCAGATGTCAAACTAGTCATGAGTGCCTGCACGCGATCCTTCGTCAGTGTCGAGATCATATTTACTGTTGAGAGCTGTCCTTGGTTCTGAAAAGATGCTGCTCTCATTGTCCATCAGATATCCAAGTACATGATGTGTAATTACACACATGTACTGCACTGGGCCAACAGAAGGACTTCCTATCTACACGCGAAGAGCCATTCAAGTTGTCAAGTTAACGCTCACAGAACGAACCGCGCGCTCTTTACGGCATTCATTTTATTGGCGTCTTGACTGTGCGTAATGACGCGAGATGTTTATGGGCGtgactctttttaaaaaattacagaatGCACCCTATTGTGACAGTATGATAGTCATCTTATGAGACAAGTCAAACAGGACAATATCACCTTGTAAGAGAGAAAGAGGGTATAAGCGTCACAATAAATTAAACTTCCATTCATTTAAGAATTGTGGGCTAGTGTAAAcaagaacagcaaaaaaaaaaaaaaaaaaaagccaataatATTTCCTgacactttgattaaaaaatattttctctattACCATCTCATGGCCTAACATAGAAATACGATAAGCCTATTAATTATTTGATCATAGTGTTATTcctacaatataaaaaattaagccACTAAAATTGAGTTTAATATTACCTTAAGTGAAGTTGCaattcattgcatttatttgatcagtttaaattTTATTCCTCTtaaaactcaataataataataagctgaaCATATTGTGATAAGATGTTCCTacaatattgaatatatatatgtatataatatatatatatatatatatatatatatatataatgaaaaattaagaaattaaatctCTGAACTGTGTGTAGCATTGTATAAGATGAATTAATGCAGgataatttcaaatcatttagaTTTGCAGAGAAGGCTAAGGTATTTGTGAATAATGAGTATTTGTGATTAAGACTAAAACTGGAAGAACATTGAGGTACAGGAACAGTAGCCTGTTTGGCTTCCAGTCATCATTAACTCATCGAGGTGGGATATGATGGAGTCTTCTACCTCTACAGAATGACTTCAGTTCACACGACGAGGGAGAACGGCGGTCCCAAAAACCCTGCAGGAGAGAAATAAAAAGGTAAGGCCATGTATTATTCAAGAggagttaaaacaaaaaaaaaacactggacagagaggaaaagaaaagggTAAGAAAAAGAGAGGGATGAGTGGCTAGAGAACAAGGAGGGGGGAGGAAACATGAAAGCCAGTAGAGAAAGTGGGAGGATAAAGACAGTGACAGGAGATACGTCAAGGACAGTTCAAATAGGGTTATTTGTATGTAAGTGCACTTGCATTGtagatttataatttataatgtaactGACAGTTGGATTTTATTAACAACAGATTATGTAGTATTGTAATTATCTATGCGTACAAtgagaacaaatatatatatatatatatatatatatatatatacatatatatatatataatacacataattttcattttcttattaGTCAATGtgtgttcttaaagggatactccatcccaaaatgaaaattttgtcattgtcattaatcacttacccccatgtcgttccaaacccataaaacctccgttcatcttcggaacacaatttaagatattttggatgaaaaccaggaggcttgagactgtcccatagactgccaggtaaatagcagtgtcaaggtccataaaaggtatgaaagtcatcatcagaatactccatctgccatcagatgtgcaatctgctctgtttctacgtgtatttagctttgatttgaaataaaacagtgcatcttTGTAGTGCAGATGACagagaagagcatacacagcatacggtgatatggaaacacagaggagaccactgaaaaaggaattattgaataaagtcattatttttgttttcttcgcttacaaaaagtgttcccgtcgcttcatataacccagattgcacgtctgatggcagatggagtattctgatggcaactttcataccttttatggaccttgacactgttatttacctggcagtctatgggacagtctcaagccttcaggttttcatccaaaatatcttaaattgtgttccaaagatgaacaaagcttttacaggtttggaacgacatgggggtgagtgattaatgacaaaatgttcattttggggtggagtatcccttttagcACACCTGTTTTTGAACAGattcattttgtacatttcctgttTTAGGTGGCTTCTATTACCAAATATGGACAACTCCAAAATGCACTGGATGAgtctctcaaaataaaaatgtttctttataaTTACAGATATTACAAATATACATTGGCCCACAAAATCACACCTGGACAAATGTGGAAGAACCAGCATCTTGGCATGAGCCACTCAATTATGGAGTGAAAACAGTATCAAAACCTTCTACAGATGCACGCGAGAGATCCACAGGCGCGCACACAAATCCAAAAATGCACACGAGAGATCCACATTCGCGCACACAATCCACAAACGCACACGAGAGGTAAATTCGCCCAAACAAATCcacaaatgtcgagagcgcactGTTGTAGCGCAAAAGTACATTAATATGACATGCAAGTGCGAATCTCCACGCTCACACGCGGATTTCATTTGCTCTTGCATTAAACCGGATGCACGCTTTCGGGCGCACAAAAGGTTGTGCAGGCACTTAAAACACTCAAAAGTGTGCACGCTCAAACTGCGCCCTTTGCACTCACAAACCTATTCGTGCTGGTGTgctagaaattaattattttcacacCTGGACTAAAcgttgtcaaaagttatcaaccaaTTAGACTTCCACTACTGACAGATTAAAATACTACGTGAAATTGAATTGGCTGAGAGAGAACTGCACCTGGAATTCTTTTGACAATCAAAGATGGATCTTTAATTTCGTTACAGTtcaataatatttagcaatataaATCAAATGTATATTAGATTGCTGGGACTGGAGTGCTTGGATGATTTGTACTAATAAATAACCTAGTCTGACTGTCTAACTGGTTGGTTAAACCCCTATGAGCgatttatcaaaaaataacatattatagTCTATATGACTCTTAAAAcactgcatataaaaaaaaatcaatgttgtcATATTATGTCAGATacctcaaaaaaaatttaaatcagtgCAATGAATTCTCAATCTGTACAATAATGCCAATAATAAGTAACAATTATAAAGTTTGCTATCAAATCAACAtcaaatgctaaatgtaaatgatgcaCATGATATAACACAATAACTGCTGTGATAGAATCACTGTTTggacatttattgtttttgaggggtttttttttcatccagagTTTGTTTTCAGTTCTGATTTTAGTTCTGACCCACTTCGTATCAGCTACACATTCAATGCCACTCTCCCATAGCATATAATGATGTTATGATAAATATAAGAAATTTGTTATGGTTGTATCTTTGTTCtccacattttaattatttagggAATAGTGCATCTGACCCTGATCTAAATAATTCTGTCTTTAATCAGAATATGTtagagtattttttattaattgttttagtgCAAGAGGGATGGCTCTACACACAGTATTATATTCTCTAAAGgaacattttattgcatatttctcCATGAATGCATTATACTGAATTAACTGGCCATCTTAATCTATTAAATCGATAATATATAGAACTTTTTTCTCAAACCATTCTTGTTTAAATAGTGTCCAcctatttattgtaataattttaatattccaCAAGGAGGCTTCATGTGGTGTAAAGTTGTGGGTAAATATAATTTATCCAGTATTGCAATCTGTTTGTGGAAATTTGAAAGTTTAACAGGCAATTTAGGAATCTCAAAgtcagatttcaacaaaaattCTAACCCACCAACTCTTTTAAATATAGCCTTTGGTATACCAAATCAAATTGAATTAGGCTGTGTTAAATAAGATTGGATCTAGTTCAATGATCAGGCAAGTTTAATATATGATGGTGGTCCGATGGTGAGCATGAAGTGGTGGTCTGATATCTGGAAATCTAGTATCTGGGCTTTTGCTTACAGTTTGGTTACTGTATTGGTTACACTGACTCATCAGTCATGCAATAAATCTGACATATGCAACCAGTTAACAGATCAAATATTCACATATCCCTGTGATCTCCCAGATGATGGTTACTTTTAAAGTAATCAACAGTTCAATGTTTAACAGACTGCAAATGACTCCTATTTTGTATCCTTTTTTAGTTACTTGGTGTTTGGTAATGAAGGGCCTACTTTGCATCAGCAACACTGACTCAATGTCATTCATAAGAAGACAACGGATGGCACCTGTATTCATAGCAACTAGTTTCTaactaattaatcatttgattgttaatcataaatattcaatattcattgAATATTCATGCAATGTTATGCAAAATCATGATCCCACTAAATGTCAGGAAAATGGAGAGAGATGAGACGTGGACTCAATTGCAGGATAAATGGCTCTTTGTTAAtggtaaaaagtaaaacaaaactaacaaaaactacCCTGAGGGAGAAAAACAGACAGGCAGGCCAGGACAGGGCACAGCACAGTAACATACACAACGAAT contains:
- the LOC109065782 gene encoding 5-hydroxytryptamine receptor 7-like; translated protein: MRAASFQNQGQLSTVNMISTLTKDRVQALMTSLTSEVMDVRFINKMHDTITPLPTPSFMDNETRCGETILSYGHVEKVLIGGVLTLLTFLTICGNLLVVISVCFVKKLKQPSNYLIVSLAVADLSVAVVVMPFVSITDLIGGQWIFGRVFCNVFIAMDVMCCTASIMTLCVISIDRYLGITKPLTYPVRQSGKCMAKIVLSVWLLSASITLPPLFGWAQNVNDDNVCLISQDLGYTIYSTAVAFYIPMSVMLIMYYRIYRVAKVSVAKHTISGFPKAEDEESVNCVTAVLKLQREVEVCVSFSRLLKNDRKNISIFKREQKAAATLGIVVGAFAVCWLPFFLLSTARPFICGVQCSCVPLWVERTLLWLGYANSLINPFIYAFFNRDLRTTYHNLIRCRYRNINRKLSAASMHEALKLAERPDLV